A window from Musa acuminata AAA Group cultivar baxijiao unplaced genomic scaffold, Cavendish_Baxijiao_AAA HiC_scaffold_1139, whole genome shotgun sequence encodes these proteins:
- the LOC135671404 gene encoding receptor-like protein EIX1: MGFPLRFLSSLSLCLLALLLHRATVTSGCFSMEREALLDFKAGIHDTHNRLSSWVGQDCCAWEGVICGATTGHVVMLDLRNTNITYDWALRGERMNSSLLALSHLEHLDLSFNDFSGIRMPEFIGSFKKLRYLNLSSTYFMGGIPARLGNLSSLYVLDLSDALYFDYYGDGYPVDKLDWLSHLTSLKHLDLSRLVLTNVPDWFSSVNMLPSLQVLTMSSVGLNTIPASVAHVNFTSSLAVLDLSYNNFDSTLPKWLWNISSLTHLDLSDALDFSSLVDNLDWLSHLTSLKHLDLSGLKLTDVPDWFSSVNMLPSLQVLNMTYGGLNSIPVSVVHVNFSSSLTVLDLSNNNFSSTLPKWLWNISSLTHLDLYYSGLYGVIPDAIGDLSSLTFLNLGVNQLEGTVPRSIVDLRRLKELHMPLNQLAGNLSGWLEQMTNLIILDLRNNLFNGSMPSSVGKFSNLTELYLRGNSLGGIISEVHFENLTRLQVLDLSDNSITISIGQSWVPPFQLRVVDLTNCQLGPQFPDWLQFQTQIQGLSMDYCKIAGTMPAWFWNISSSTITYLFLSNNQIGGKLPSSLKFTKLEILDLDSNRFEGPLPPMLPSTLDILSLFNNSFTGQLPIWPYVQSVVLSNNMLDGGLSSSICQWTGGLVYLDLSNNKLLGEIPYCLGKSLQNLRFLDLSNNHLSSEIPYTIGFLNGLSLLQLKNNSFSGEVPLSLKNCTNLWFLDLTQNNLVGSITLWMGENLRQLQVLRLRSNMFSGVIPCQLARFEQLQILDLANNNFSGSIPHNIDFNPKISSVDDPRLYRRWGEVDSSIVPFAVTDICHANGGQAIRDSVAPPLLFHLYVGVRCPVPSLSDSLSICLANIGLGTPFISLLELRHIDNHLAYQHANQFAALLFYSRYNLGSLTNLGSMLAEISSPIQIVHCSCCWADSPYSAHVG; encoded by the exons ATGGGTTTCCCTTTACGCTTCTTATCATCATTGTCGTTGTGCCTCTtggccctcctcctccaccgggcCACGGTGACAAGTGGGTGTTTCAGCATGGAGAGGGAGGCACTTTTGGACTTCAAAGCCGGCATCCACGACACCCATAACCGGCTATCTTCTTGGGTAGGCCAAGACTGCTGCGCATGGGAGGGGGTCATCtgtggtgccaccactggccacgtCGTCATGCTGGACCTCCGAAACACAAATATTACATATGATTGGGCATTACGCGGTGAGAGGATGAACTCGTCATTGCTTGCTTTATCACATCTGGAGCACTTGGATCTTAGCTTCAATGATTTCAGCGGAATCCGCATGCCGGAATTCATCGGCTCCTTCAAGAAACTGAGATACCTCAATCTATCTTCTACATATTTCATGGGAGGAATACCGGCTCGGCTGGGGAACCTTTCGAGCCTCTACGTTCTTGATCTAAGCGATGCTTTATACTTCGATTATTATGGCGACGGATATCCCGTCGACAAACTCGACTGGCTCTCCCATCTTACCTCCCTGAAGCACCTGGACTTGAGCCGGTTAGTTCTAACCAATGTCCCAGATTGGTTCTCATCGGTGAACATGCTGCCATCCCTCCAAGTGTTAACTATGTCTTCCGTTGGTCTCAATACCATCCCAGCTTCTGTTGCCCACGTCAATTTCACCTCCTCTCTTGCTGTGCTTGATCTCTCCTATAATAATTTCGACTCCACCTTACCCAAATGGTTGTGGAATATTAGTAGTCTTACCCATCTTGATCTAAGCGATGCTTTAGATTTTTCATCCCTTGTTGACAACCTCGACTGGCTCTCCCATCTTACCTCCCTGAAGCACCTGGACTTGAGCGGGTTGAAGCTAACCGATGTCCCAGATTGGTTCTCGTCGGTGAACATGCTGCCGTCCCTCCAGGTGTTAAACATGACTTACGGTGGTCTTAATAGCATCCCGGTTTCTGTTGTCCACGTCAACTTCAGCTCCTCTCTTACCGTCCTTGATCTCTCCAATAATAATTTCAGCTCCACCTTACCCAAATGGTTGTGGAATATTAGTAGTCTTACCCATCTTGATCTCTATTATTCTGGGTTATATGGCGTTATTCCTGATGCAATTGGAGACTTGAGCTCTCTTACTTTTCTTAATCTAGGAGTCAATCAACTCGAGGGTACCGTACCGAGATCCATAGTTGATCTCCGTAGACTGAAAGAATTACATATGCCGTTGAACCAATTGGCAGGAAATTTGAGCGGTTGGCTGGAGCAAATGACGAATCTCATCATTTTGGATCTCCGAAACAATTTATTCAACGGTTCCATGCCTTCCTCCGTTGGTAAGTTCTCTAATCTCACTGAATTGTATCTCCGTGGAAATTCTCTGGGAGGTATCATTTCAGAAGTTCATTTTGAGAATCTTACCAGATTGCAAGTATTAGACTTGTCTGACAACTCCATCACCATATCAATTGGCCAGAGTTGGGTCCCTCCTTTCCAACTCAGAGTAGTAGATTTAACCAATTGTCAGTTGGGACCTCAATTTCCAGATTGGTTGCAGTTCCAAACACAGATCCAAGGGTTATCCATGGATTATTGTAAAATTGCAGGGACAATGCCCGCTTGGTTttggaatatttcatcttctaccatCACATATTTATTCCTTTCCAACAACCAAATAGGAGGGAAGCTGCCATCTTCTTTAAAGTTCACAAAGTTGGAAATATTAGATTTGGATTCCAACAGATTTGAAGGTCCATTGCCTCCGATGCTACCGTCTACACTGGATATTCTATCTCTCTTCAATAATTCCTTTACAGGGCAATTGCCGATATGGCCCTATGTTCAATCAGTGGTACTCTCAAATAACATGCTTGATGGTGGCTTATCTTCGTCAATCTGCCAATGGACAGGTGGTCTCGTATACCTTGACCTTTCGAACAACAAATTACTTGGTGAGATCCCTTATTGTCTGGGAAAATCATTACAAAATCTTCGGTTCTTAGATTTGAGCAACAACCACTTGTCGAGTGAAATTCCATACACGATCGGGTTTTTAAATGGGCTTTCACTTTTGCAACTAAAAAATAACAGTTTTTCGGGTGAGGTTCCTTTGTCATTGAaaaattgtacaaatttatggttTCTTGATCTGACTCAAAATAATCTTGTCGGAAGTATAACGCTATGGATGGGAGAAAATCTACGACAACTGCAAGTACTTCGTCTACGTTCAAATATGTTTTCTGGAGTTATTCCCTGCCAACTTGCTCGATTTGAACAGCTTCAAATATTGGATCTTGCAAATAATAATTTCTCTGGATCAATACCTCACAACATTG ATTTTAATCCTAAAATTTCTAGTGTGGATGATCCAAGACTTTACCGTAGATGGGGAGAAG TCGATAGCTCGATAGTTCCTTTCGCCGTAACAGACATATGTCATGCGAACGGAGGCCAAGCCATTAGGGACTCCGTCGCCCCTCCACTGCTATTCCATCTCTATGTCGGTGTCCGCTGCCCCGTCCCGTCCCTGTCCGACTCCCTGTCGATATGCCTGGCCAACATTGGTTTGGGAAcgccgttcatatctttgctggagTTGAGGCATATCGACAACCACCTGGCGTACCAGCACGCAAATCAATTCGCTGCACTACTCTTCTACAGTCGCTACAACTTGGGATCCCTCACCAACTTGGGATCCATGCTTGCTGAAATTTCTTCTCCCATACAGATTGTACATTGTTCATGCTGTTGGGCTGATagtccatattcagcccatgtgggctag